A section of the Pedobacter sp. HDW13 genome encodes:
- a CDS encoding FAD-binding oxidoreductase has translation MEFTVSINAISQVTHNVKCLRFDKPENYHFVPGHAADVSINKPEWVEQKRPFTFTALADKPYLEFTIKCYTDHDGVTNQIGQLKVGDQLVISDSWGAIEYKGEGCFIAGGAGITPFIAILRQLHQEGKAKGNKLFFSNKTEADIIYKEELTEILGEDAVFLLSSQASTRYENARINEAFINANIEDFNQPFYICGPDLMIEEIAAILVNKGANPEMVVFEK, from the coding sequence ATGGAATTTACAGTTAGTATTAATGCAATATCGCAGGTAACACATAATGTAAAGTGTCTTCGTTTTGATAAACCGGAGAATTACCATTTTGTTCCTGGTCATGCTGCCGATGTATCCATCAATAAGCCTGAATGGGTTGAGCAAAAGCGGCCATTTACCTTTACGGCTTTAGCAGATAAACCTTATCTTGAATTCACGATAAAATGCTATACTGATCATGACGGGGTAACCAATCAGATAGGGCAGTTAAAAGTTGGCGATCAATTAGTGATTTCCGATTCATGGGGAGCCATTGAGTACAAGGGCGAAGGTTGTTTTATTGCAGGTGGCGCGGGTATTACACCTTTTATAGCTATTCTCAGGCAGTTACATCAGGAAGGAAAAGCAAAAGGCAATAAACTGTTTTTTTCGAATAAAACTGAAGCCGATATCATTTACAAAGAAGAGTTAACAGAAATTCTTGGCGAAGATGCTGTGTTTTTGCTGAGTAGCCAGGCATCCACCCGCTATGAAAACGCACGCATTAACGAAGCTTTCATTAATGCCAATATCGAAGATTTTAATCAACCGTTTTACATCTGCGGTCCGGATTTGATGATAGAAGAGATTGCTGCCATTTTAGTAAATAAAGGGGCAAACCCCGAAATGGTTGTATTTGAAAAGTAA
- a CDS encoding helix-turn-helix domain-containing protein, producing MKKNQTVNNTNICKGRITAIKDTMEVLSGKWKFHILGTLLEGGKMRFMDLLREVDGIAAKMLSKELQDMEMNQLVSRTVLDTKPITVEYEVTQYGSTLKPIIDEIAKWGTAYRNAMYEKTDA from the coding sequence ATGAAGAAAAACCAGACGGTAAATAACACTAACATTTGTAAAGGAAGGATAACAGCCATTAAGGATACCATGGAGGTTTTATCGGGCAAGTGGAAGTTTCACATCCTGGGCACCTTGCTCGAAGGTGGTAAAATGCGTTTTATGGATTTGTTGCGCGAAGTAGATGGCATAGCCGCAAAAATGCTTTCAAAAGAATTACAGGACATGGAAATGAACCAACTTGTTAGCCGTACTGTTTTGGATACCAAACCGATTACGGTAGAATATGAAGTTACCCAATATGGTAGCACACTGAAACCCATTATAGATGAAATTGCAAAATGGGGAACGGCTTATAGAAACGCCATGTATGAAAAAACAGATGCTTAA
- a CDS encoding DsbA family protein translates to MNKLKNMSDNTIKNNPLLCNPESGICEMPDFSAEEFDATEVVAKVNPVKVIYFTDPICSTCWGIEPQLRKLKLEYGSSVEIEYRMGGLLPDWSYNSGGLVSHQM, encoded by the coding sequence ATGAATAAGCTTAAAAACATGTCAGACAACACTATAAAAAATAACCCATTGCTGTGCAATCCTGAATCTGGTATTTGTGAAATGCCAGATTTTAGCGCTGAAGAATTTGATGCGACTGAGGTTGTGGCGAAAGTAAATCCCGTTAAAGTAATTTATTTTACCGACCCGATTTGTTCTACCTGTTGGGGAATAGAACCTCAGCTTAGAAAACTAAAACTGGAATATGGCAGTAGTGTAGAAATTGAATATCGTATGGGTGGTTTATTGCCCGATTGGAGCTATAATAGCGGGGGATTAGTAAGCCATCAGATGTAG
- a CDS encoding DsbA family protein: MPIDGDVWLEDPLDSSYPPSIAFKAAQLQDQEKAILFLRGIREMVFMQKKNITRWEHLATAAKNSGLDIEQLKSDFEGPAKTAFEADLKAARAYGVKGFPSLFFEGNNGEREFIYGAKPYTHYEMAVLKLYPNAIKTGYSKDWEALFCKYTSLTAKEFTELCGVKRNVAEQLLNDLVLKGNLEKLITKNGCIWRLKA, translated from the coding sequence ATGCCAATTGATGGTGATGTTTGGCTGGAAGACCCGCTCGATTCTTCTTATCCACCATCAATTGCTTTTAAAGCAGCACAACTACAGGATCAGGAAAAGGCGATTTTGTTTTTAAGGGGCATAAGAGAAATGGTTTTCATGCAGAAAAAGAATATTACCAGATGGGAACATCTGGCAACAGCAGCCAAAAATTCAGGATTGGATATTGAACAATTAAAATCAGATTTCGAAGGCCCGGCAAAAACAGCTTTCGAAGCAGATTTGAAAGCGGCCAGAGCATATGGTGTGAAGGGTTTTCCTTCCTTGTTTTTTGAAGGAAATAACGGAGAAAGAGAATTTATTTATGGAGCTAAGCCTTACACCCATTATGAAATGGCGGTTTTAAAGCTGTATCCTAATGCCATCAAAACAGGATATAGTAAAGACTGGGAAGCACTTTTTTGTAAATATACTTCGCTTACTGCTAAAGAATTTACTGAACTTTGTGGTGTGAAACGAAACGTGGCTGAACAGTTATTAAATGACTTGGTGCTTAAAGGAAACCTTGAAAAGCTAATAACAAAAAATGGTTGCATCTGGCGACTAAAAGCTTAA
- a CDS encoding GIN domain-containing protein, which produces MKTSISTLAKSLMAAVVLSTSIFSTTVMATEKQPVKISAPKNFDKVVVSGNVEVTLIQNGTEGISYAEDNSGKVKVIQDGTALKITSADNEVAKVTVYVKSIYRVMASDDAVVKTEGKLNATNLQVFLSGNAVAKIDSKTESLYTVIADRSDLKLSGTTQNYSLVMGSTPKLNLDRFAAVNTVMNTPEVTVQTAALSK; this is translated from the coding sequence ATGAAAACTTCAATTTCAACCCTAGCAAAATCATTAATGGCAGCTGTTGTTTTAAGCACTTCAATCTTCTCTACAACTGTGATGGCTACCGAAAAACAACCTGTTAAAATCTCTGCTCCGAAAAACTTCGATAAAGTAGTAGTAAGCGGAAATGTAGAAGTAACCCTGATCCAAAACGGAACTGAAGGCATTAGCTATGCTGAGGACAATAGCGGAAAAGTAAAAGTGATCCAGGATGGAACAGCTTTAAAAATCACTTCTGCGGATAACGAAGTGGCTAAAGTTACTGTTTACGTAAAAAGTATTTACCGCGTAATGGCATCTGATGATGCGGTTGTAAAAACCGAAGGCAAATTAAACGCAACTAATCTTCAGGTATTCTTAAGCGGAAATGCAGTGGCCAAAATCGACTCGAAAACTGAAAGCTTATATACTGTTATTGCAGACCGTTCAGATTTAAAATTAAGCGGAACTACTCAAAACTATAGCCTGGTAATGGGAAGTACACCAAAATTAAACTTAGATCGTTTCGCAGCGGTAAACACAGTAATGAACACTCCGGAAGTTACAGTACAAACTGCAGCATTATCAAAATAA
- a CDS encoding sensor histidine kinase has protein sequence MLTYTKASFSRKIGLENLKKTYHWHLLIWMLLITYELSTISFAIGIVAKPGLIINHYLINIFFFYFSSLWVIPHSLRHGKQWVWRLPLFLVIAFALLVLSKGLIDYALNSLDEEQGRALNFNTRYIGGVAWRSLYFLALAFLFYYFRTYVQERDTRENLERLSLENQVKEHRLQLELSQARQAYLKAQINPHFLFNTLNYIFSLIQKSEPKAAEAVVRLSKIMRFALDAEHAEENPPLSIEIAHSKSLIDLWLIPKSGTAYLNFNVDREVYNYHFIHLVLLTLLENIFKHGNLSDPSAPGIFNLLIRKDKLVVETINLINTDINSSGESIGLDNLKERLNSAYGSKCSFSYKNTLEGYFSVQIEVELVILKKVKL, from the coding sequence ATGTTGACTTATACGAAAGCCTCTTTCAGCAGAAAAATTGGACTTGAAAATCTAAAAAAAACATATCATTGGCATTTGCTGATTTGGATGCTTTTGATCACCTACGAGTTATCTACTATTTCGTTTGCCATTGGGATAGTAGCAAAACCTGGCCTCATTATCAACCATTATTTGATCAACATCTTTTTCTTCTACTTTAGCTCTTTATGGGTTATTCCCCACTCACTGAGGCATGGTAAGCAATGGGTTTGGAGACTTCCACTTTTTTTAGTCATTGCATTTGCCTTATTGGTTTTAAGTAAGGGCTTGATAGATTATGCCCTAAACTCCTTAGATGAAGAGCAGGGAAGAGCATTAAATTTTAATACAAGATACATCGGAGGAGTAGCTTGGAGAAGTCTCTATTTCTTGGCGCTAGCTTTTCTTTTCTATTATTTCAGAACTTACGTCCAGGAGAGAGATACCCGAGAAAATCTTGAACGCCTAAGCCTGGAAAACCAGGTTAAAGAGCATAGATTGCAACTTGAGTTAAGCCAGGCTAGACAGGCTTACCTAAAAGCACAGATTAATCCTCATTTCCTTTTCAACACGCTCAATTACATCTTTAGCCTAATTCAAAAAAGTGAACCTAAAGCTGCTGAAGCTGTAGTGAGGCTTTCTAAAATAATGCGATTTGCGTTAGATGCTGAGCATGCTGAAGAAAATCCACCACTATCAATTGAAATAGCTCATTCAAAAAGCCTCATTGATCTTTGGCTAATACCAAAATCAGGAACAGCCTATTTAAATTTCAATGTTGATAGGGAGGTTTATAATTACCATTTTATCCACCTTGTTCTACTTACTCTACTGGAAAACATTTTCAAACATGGAAATCTAAGTGACCCATCAGCTCCAGGAATCTTTAACTTACTCATACGCAAAGATAAACTCGTAGTCGAAACAATTAATCTTATCAATACCGATATCAATAGTTCTGGGGAAAGCATAGGACTAGATAATTTGAAGGAGCGGCTTAATAGTGCTTATGGCTCTAAATGTTCCTTTTCTTACAAAAATACGCTGGAAGGATATTTCAGCGTACAGATTGAAGTAGAACTAGTTATACTGAAAAAGGTTAAACTTTAA
- a CDS encoding LytTR family DNA-binding domain-containing protein, with the protein MKNIINCVIIDDDPFAIKVIANHIAEIPRLQVLQTYTNPIKALSEINSLKNKLDLIFLDIDMPGLTGINFAESVRHSFPNIIFTTAFAEYAMKAFDLRAKHYLLKPIDLDIFSQKVYTVLLECFDNPLDEDSDAFYLRVGERGYRVKVLKEDIIYIQAAGNYLHIFTSETHYTIYYSLREMVQKLTSNTKFFRVHKSYIINADYVHSIQGNTIHLQKYDVLMTVPYKEDFVRYLEDNTLLFRK; encoded by the coding sequence ATGAAAAACATTATTAATTGCGTTATTATTGATGATGATCCGTTTGCAATTAAAGTAATTGCCAATCACATTGCAGAAATCCCTAGGTTACAGGTTTTACAAACCTATACAAATCCAATTAAAGCACTATCTGAGATAAACAGTTTAAAAAATAAACTAGACCTCATTTTTCTTGATATCGATATGCCTGGGCTAACGGGGATCAATTTCGCCGAATCGGTGAGGCATTCTTTCCCGAATATTATCTTTACGACAGCCTTTGCCGAATATGCAATGAAAGCTTTCGACCTGCGGGCTAAACACTATTTATTAAAGCCCATTGACCTTGATATCTTTTCCCAAAAGGTATACACGGTGTTACTTGAATGTTTTGATAATCCTTTGGATGAAGACAGTGATGCATTTTATCTTAGGGTTGGAGAAAGGGGATATCGGGTGAAGGTTTTGAAAGAAGATATTATTTATATCCAGGCTGCTGGAAACTATCTACACATTTTTACTTCTGAAACACATTATACCATCTATTATTCATTGAGGGAGATGGTTCAAAAACTAACCAGCAACACCAAATTTTTCAGAGTACACAAATCTTATATCATAAATGCTGATTATGTACATTCAATTCAAGGGAACACCATACACCTGCAGAAGTATGATGTGCTCATGACTGTTCCATATAAAGAGGATTTTGTCCGGTACCTGGAAGACAACACCCTTCTTTTTAGAAAGTAG
- a CDS encoding RNA polymerase sigma factor: protein MSIYKEYSEKKLLSLLAQGDTDALSSLYYLHVKQLNYFVLRTAKSSPLAEDVVHDTFIKVWENREKIDCEQPFKPYLYTIARRHLLNLLRRAQHEVSIMEELKKNTISKENVTEHLIDYTESSSIFMEAINSLPAQRKEVFIRCRIQGLTYKQAAIELGISESTVNSQMVKALKTIRGFISLRTAVLLLMAAVTK from the coding sequence ATGAGCATTTATAAAGAGTACAGTGAAAAAAAACTGCTTAGTCTTCTCGCGCAAGGAGATACCGATGCCCTAAGTAGTCTGTATTATTTACATGTTAAACAATTAAATTATTTTGTCTTAAGGACGGCTAAGTCATCACCACTAGCCGAGGATGTTGTGCATGATACTTTTATTAAGGTTTGGGAAAATCGTGAGAAAATTGATTGTGAGCAACCATTTAAGCCATATTTGTATACGATTGCCCGCAGGCACCTGCTTAATCTGTTAAGACGTGCACAACATGAAGTGAGCATTATGGAGGAGTTGAAAAAAAACACAATCAGCAAAGAGAATGTTACCGAGCACCTGATCGACTATACTGAAAGCAGTTCGATATTCATGGAAGCAATAAATAGTTTGCCTGCACAAAGGAAAGAAGTCTTTATTCGTTGCCGGATTCAAGGGCTCACTTATAAACAAGCTGCAATAGAATTGGGTATTTCTGAAAGTACCGTTAATAGTCAAATGGTTAAAGCTCTTAAAACTATTAGAGGTTTTATCTCCTTACGAACTGCGGTTCTGCTTTTAATGGCAGCTGTTACAAAATAA
- a CDS encoding FecR family protein has product MKDKEVKQRIPFIVVTGNQEIKVLGTHFNVNSYSDEPQTKTTLIEGSVQVISAGTKKVLLPGEQAIVGPNGLSISEANIDEVLAWKNGYFMFESEDIESVMRKIARWYDVDVVFEGDKPKDRFGGTVSRFSNVSQVLRKLELTNKIHFRIEERRIIVTK; this is encoded by the coding sequence ATGAAGGATAAAGAAGTGAAGCAAAGGATACCATTTATCGTAGTAACCGGTAACCAGGAAATAAAAGTGTTGGGTACACACTTTAATGTAAATAGCTATTCAGATGAACCGCAAACAAAAACTACATTGATTGAAGGATCTGTACAGGTTATATCAGCAGGAACAAAAAAAGTCCTTCTTCCTGGTGAGCAGGCTATAGTAGGCCCCAATGGACTGTCCATTTCTGAAGCTAATATTGATGAGGTCTTAGCTTGGAAAAATGGGTATTTTATGTTTGAAAGCGAAGACATAGAATCAGTAATGAGGAAGATTGCCCGATGGTATGACGTCGATGTTGTATTTGAAGGCGATAAACCTAAAGATAGATTTGGTGGTACTGTTAGCCGTTTCAGTAATGTTTCCCAAGTACTCCGAAAATTAGAATTAACCAATAAGATTCACTTTAGAATAGAAGAAAGGAGGATTATAGTTACCAAATAA